Below is a window of Bradyrhizobium sp. SZCCHNS1050 DNA.
AGCGGTGGCGCAGCCGGCCGTTGCCAGCGCCAGGGAAACCAGGGTCATCGACTTCAGCGGAGCGAGACGCATCGAAACGGTCAGACCCATTGATAGACAACTCACTCTAATTAAGTCTCACAAGCCGTAGCGCTTGTCCAACGAAACTAGATCAAATTCTCTAGATTAGAGCGGCGAGAAATATTATTTTATATTACAAGCAGTTGGCGAAAACGACGAATGTGGCGAGAGTTGGCCCGGCAGGACACGCGATGAGAAAGGTCGATCCGGTCAAGCACGAGCAGAAGCGCCGGGAGATTCTCCAGGCCGCACTGTCGTGCTTCGTCAGGAACGGATTTCACGGCGCCAGCACCACCGACATCTGCGCCGCCGCCAAGATCAGCCCGGGGCACCTCTACCATTACTTCCCCAGCAAGGAGGCGATGATCCAGGCGCTGGTCGAGCAGAATCTGAGCCACGCTGCATCGCGCCTCCAGGCAATCCTGGCCTCGCCCGACGTGATCGACGCCCTGGTGCAGGAGCTCGAGAGCACCAGCATTCACCAGCCGCAGGCCCAGGTCCTCAGCGCCGAGGCTTTGGCTGAGGCCTGCCGCAATGCCGACTTTGCAGCCATCGTCCACGCCCATGCGCGCGCGATGCGGGCGCTGCTGGTCGACTTCCTGACCAAGGCACAGGGCCGCGGCGAGGTCGATCCCGGCCTCGATCCGGAGGCGACCGCGAACATCCTGTTCGTGATCGTCGACGGCGCACGCGCGCTGCCGATCCGCAATCCGAACGTCGATATCAAGCAGAGCAGCGAGCATCTGCGGCTCATGCTGACGCGCTTTCTGCGGCCGCCCACGTTGCGGACGCCGCCGAAAAAGAAAGCGGTGGAGCATGCGCCGGTCTGAGCCTGCCGATCGGCGTCCCCCGCGCGATTGACACTCCGCCATGCCCGCGATTGACTGCGCTCATAAGCGGATGACCGCAGCACATATCGGGGAGGACGGCATGACGCGAGCACGACGCGGACGCGCGACAAGGCCTGCCCTGGTCATTCTGCTGTTCGCCGTTGCGGCCGGCAACGTCCTCTTCTCTCGCAGCACCAGCGCCGCAGCAGAGGTGCCCGCGTTCGCCGTCGAGCCGTCCTGGCCGAAGCAGCTCCCCAACAACTGGATCCTCGGCCAGGTCGGCGGCATTACGGTTGATCACCAGGGCCACATCTGGATCATTCACCGGCCGCGCTCGCTGACCGACGACGAGAAAGGCGCCACGCTCAATCCGCCGCGATCGAAATGCTGCATGCCGGCGCCCCCGGTGCTCGAATTCGATACCGACGGCAATCTCTTGCGCGCCTGGGGCGGCCCGGGCCCGGGCTATGAATGGGTCGGCCGCGAGCATGGCATCGAGGTCGACGAACGCGGCTTCGTCTGGATCGGCGGCAATGCCGACAATGACAACGCCATCCTGAAGTTCACGCTCGATGGCAAGTTCGTCGCTCAGATCGGAACGATGGCGCCGAGCAAGGGCTCCAACGACACCACCCAGCTCGGCAAGCCCGCGGAGACAGCGATCGACAAGGAGGCGAACGAGATCTACGTCGCCGACGGCTACGGCAACCGCCGCGTCATCGTGTTCGATGCCACCACCCTCGCCTACAAGCGGCATTGGGGCGCCTATGGCCATCTCCCTGACGATGCCAAGCAGCCGCCGTATGATCCCAAGGCACCGGTCGCCCAGCAGTTCGGCAATCCCGTGCACTGCGTGAAGATCGCCGACGATGGTCTCGTCTATGTCTGCGACCGCATCAACGACCGCATCCAGGTGTTCAGGAAGGACGGGACATTCGTGACCGAATGGTTCTTCGAAAAGAACACGCTCGGCAATGGCGCGGTGTGGGACATCGCGATCTGGCCGGATCCGAAGCAGACCTACCTGCTGTCTGCCGATGGCGAGAACAACGAGATCCGCATCATCAGGCGGGATGACGGCAGCGTGGTCGGCAGCTTCGGCCACAATGGCCGCAATGCCGGCCAATTCCATTGGGTGCACGCGATGGCTGTCGACCGGCAGGGCAACGTTTATACC
It encodes the following:
- a CDS encoding TetR/AcrR family transcriptional regulator, producing MRKVDPVKHEQKRREILQAALSCFVRNGFHGASTTDICAAAKISPGHLYHYFPSKEAMIQALVEQNLSHAASRLQAILASPDVIDALVQELESTSIHQPQAQVLSAEALAEACRNADFAAIVHAHARAMRALLVDFLTKAQGRGEVDPGLDPEATANILFVIVDGARALPIRNPNVDIKQSSEHLRLMLTRFLRPPTLRTPPKKKAVEHAPV